CCGGTGCGGGCTTGCCGCGCCGCACCTCGTCACGCGTGACCAGGGCGGTGAACAGGCCCTGGTAGGGGAGGTGCCGCATGGTCGTCTCGATGATCAGGCGGGCGCCGCCGGACGCGACCGCCATCGGGAGCGCGCCGTGGTGCGTGTGCACCACCTCCGCCACCTCTGGGTGCACCCGGATCCGGTCGGCGTTGGCCAGGAAGAGCAGGTCCCGGGCGGCGACGAGCTCCTCGACCGGGAGGTCCGGCCCGGCGTCCGTCTCGGCGGCCAGGGTCCGGATCAGGTCGGCGGAGGACAGGCCGGTCCGTGCGTCGAACCACTCCTGGTGGAGCGTCACCCCGTGCGGAGCCAGGACGTCGGCCATCGCGCGGTAGTTGGCGTACTGGCTGTCGACGAGCGTGCCGTCCCAGTCGAAGAGGAGTGCTTCGGCGCGGCCCGGGTGGAGTTCGGGGTGCAAGGTGGCGGTGGCCTTCCCGGTCGGAGGGGGACCCGGGCGGGCCCGGGGGTTCTGCGGTCGACGCTGTCACACGCGGACGGGTTCCGCCGGTGTGTCGTCCAGGCTGATGCCCTTGGTCTCGGGCATCCACCGGGCCAGGCCTAGCGCGGCGGCCAGCGTGACGGCGCCGTACAAGGCGAACGCCCCGCCCAGTGACAGTGCCTTGACGAGCGGGAGGAAGGTCGTGGCGACGACGAAGTCGGCCGCCCAGTGCGCCGCCGTCGCCAGGCTCATCAGTGCGCCGCGGGCCCGCCGCGGGTAGATCTCGGCGGCGAAGACCCAGAAGACCGGCGCCGGGCCGATCGCGCCCGCGACGATGAAGCCGCAGAGGAGCAGCGCGGTGGCGCCGGCGGGCCCGCCGGACCACTGGGTGACGGCGATCCCGGCGGCAGCGGCGGCCATCGCGGCGAGCCCGCCCAGCATCAGCGGCCGTCGGCCGCCCCGGTCGAGGAGGGCGATCGTCACCACCGTCGCGGCGACGTTGCAGACGCCGACCAGGACCGCGCCGAGGACGCCGCCGGACGGGGTGAGTCCGGAGGCGGCGAGGATCGTCGGGGCGTAGTAGATGGCGGTGTTGAGGCCGGTGAGGTGCACCAGGACGGCGATGCCCAGGCCGAGCGCGACCCGCCGCGGTCCGGCCTCGGCGAGTGCCTCCCGGAACCGGGCTCCGCCGCCACGCGGCCCGGCGGTGGCCGGCCGCTCCGGTGCCGGCGGCAGACCGAGCGCCACGGCCGCGGCGCGGGCCCGCTCCCGGTGGCCCGCGCTGTCCAGCCAGGACGGCGACTCCGGGACGCCGGCCATGCCGACCAGCAGGACCAGCGCGGGCGCCAGCCCCGCCGCCAGCATCAGCCGCCAGGCGCCGTCGGACTGGAGGGCGTACGACACCGCGTAGGCGAGCAGCAGGCCGATGGTGATCATCAGCTGGTTGAGGGTCACCAGTGCGCCGCGGCGGGCCGGCGGCGCGATCTCCGCGATGTAGAGCGGTACCGCGAAGGAGATCGCGCCGAGGGCCAGGCCCACCAGGAACCGGCCGAGGACGAGGGCGGCCGGGCCGCCGGCCGCCGCGGACACCGCCGTGCCTACGGCGAAGGCCGCGGCGGCGGCGGCGATCACGGGCCGGCGGCCGAACCGGTCGGTGAGCCGGCCGCTGACGGGGGCGGTGAGGGCCGCGCCGAGCAGTGCCGCGGACACCACGACCCCCTGGGTCCACGCCGACAGGCCGTACTGTTCGCCGATCAGGGGCAGGACTCCGGCGATCCCTCCGGTTCCGTAGCCGAAGAGCAGCCCGCCGGTGGACGGGATCAGGACCGCCAGGGCCCGGCCGCGGGCTCCCCGCACCCCGGTGGTCACCACGCGGGGACCCGTCGCACCGGTACCCGTCGCACCAGCACCCGCCTCACCGGTACCCGTCCCACCGGTACCCGTCCCACCGGTACCCACCTCTCCGGCGGCCGCCCCAGCGGTATCCGTCACCCGGGCATCCGTCATGCCGGCACCGGTCCGGCTCCGGCCGGGCCGTCGGCCGTGGCCACCGGCGCGCCGCCGGCCGCCGCGGACGCCACCAGTGCCGCGCCGACGCGCGCGGCCCGCCGGGAGTCGGCGATCGGGTACGGCCCGGGGCGGCCGGCGGCCACCGCTCGGGCGAAGTCGTCCACCTGGAGCTGGTAGTGGTCTGCGGCCGGAACGGTCTCGGTGCGGACGCCGTCGGCGGTGCGGACGGTGACGACGCCGTCCTCGCCGGACATCGCCCAGGCGTTCCGGACGCTGATCGTGCCGCGGGTGCCCTGCAGCTCGTACCAAGCGCGTGGTCCGTAGTCGATGCCGTAGTCGAGGACCGCGCTGCGGCCCCCGCCGAAGTCCATCCAGCCGATGGCGCTGGTCTCCACGTCCTGGCCGGGGCGGCGGCTGAAGCGGGCGCCGACCCGGTCGGGCGCGCGGCCGAAGAAGAGCTGCGGGACGTCGACGGCGTAGCACCCGACGTCCCAGGTGGCGCCGCCGCCGAGGGCAGCGTCGAGCCGGATGTTGCCGCTGCCGGTGGGGATCTCGAAGGCGAATGCCGTACGGACGACCCGGAGTTCGCCGATCGTCCCGGCGGCCAGCAGCTCCGCGGCCCGCCGCTGCTGCGGGTGGAAGCGGTACATGAAGGCCTCCGTCGCGATCCGCGACGCGTCGGCGGCTGCCCGTTCGATCCGCCGTACGCCGTCCTCGTCCATCGCCATCGGCTTCTCGACCAGGACGTGCTTGCCGGCCTCCAGCGCCCGCACCGTCCATTCGACGTGGTCGGTGTTGGGGAGGGCGATGTACACGGCGTCGACGTCCGGGTCGGCGATCAGCGCGGCGTAGTCCTCGTGCGCGGTCGCGCCGTACGGCTTGGCCACCTCGACGGCCTGCGCGTGCCGATCCGGGCGGCTGGCGACGGCGGTCAGCACGCAGCCGTCCGTCCGGGTGATCGCGGGCAGCAGGAGGCCACTGATGTAGGCGGTCGCGCCGAGGGCGCCCCAGCGCAGCTCGGCTCCCTCGGGGCGGGCGGGGGTCGGTGAGGTCATCGGGTGGTCTCCTGGATGAAGTCGGCGGCGCGCTCGGCGACCGCGACCACGGCGGCGTGGATGTTTCCGGTGATCATGCTGGGGATGACGGAGGCGTCGGCCACCCGCAGCCCGGCCACACCCCGCACCCGCAGCCACGGGTCGACGACCGCCTGCTCGTCGTCGTCCGCGCCCAGCCGGCAGGTGCCGACCGGGTGGAACTGCGTCTGGGCGTTGCCGCGGACGAACTCCGTCAGCTCGGCCCGGCCGGCGAGCGGGGAGGGCACCGGCGCCGACCGCAACGAGCCGAGCGGCTCGGTGGCGGCGATCTCCTGGGCCAGCCGCACCCCCTCCAGCAGGGTGTCGAGATCGGCGGGGTCGTCCAGGTAGGCCGGGTCGATCAGCGGGTGGCCGAGCGGTCCGGCCGGGTCGAGGGTGAGCCGGCCACGGCTGCGCGGCCGGGTGAGGGCCGGGCCGATGGTGAAGCCCCAGCCGAGCCGGGAGGCGTTGTTCAGGTCCTTCATGGGGGCGAACGACAGCTGGATGTCCGGCGCGGGGGAGCCCGGCAGCACGGTGACGAAGCCGCCGGCCTCCCCGAGGTTGGAGCGGTCGGCGACCGGGTGCCCCTCGGTGGTGTCGTACGCCAGCGAGACCTGGACGTGATCGTGCAGGTTGTCGCCGACGCCCGGCAGGTCGACGGTGGACGCGATGCCGAGGGCGGCGAGTCGGTCGGCCGGGCCGATGCCGCTGAGCAGCAGCAGCTGGGGGCTGGCCACCGTGCCGGCGCTGAGCACCACCTCGGTGGAGGCGCCGACGCTGTGGACCTCGCCGCCGTGGCCGACCCGGATGCCGCGGGCCCGGCCGCCGACGACCTCGATCCGCAGCACCGTGGCGTCGGTCAGCACGGTCAGGTTCGGGCGGTCCAGCACCGGGCCCAGGTGGGTGAAGGCGGTGTTGGCGCGTCGGGCCGGTGCCTGCGGGGTGCCGGCGGTGACGGTCGTGCGGTACAGGCCGACGCCCTCCTGGCCGGCGGCGTTGAAGTCCGGGTTGGCCGGGAGGCCGGCCTTCCGGGCGGCGGCGACGAACGCGGCGGCGAACGGGTGCGGCTCGGTGTTCTCAGCGATCGGGATCGCCCCGGGCACGGCCGCGTCCGCCGGGGCGTCCAGCCGCTCCAGGTACGGGAGGAAGGCTTCGGCACTCCACAGCTCGCCGCCCCACCGGCTCCAGGCGTCGAAGTCGGAGGCGGCGCCGCGGATGTGCACCATCGCGTTGATCGCGCCGGACCCGCCCAGCACCCGCCCGCGCGGCCAGGCCAGGCGCCGCCCGTTCAGCGCGGCCTGCGGCACCGTCCGGTACCCCCAGTCGAGCTCGCCACCCAGCAGTGCGGGCCAGGCCACCGGGCGGGCGATCCGCGGGTCGTGGTCGGCGGGGCCGGCCTCCA
The sequence above is a segment of the Kitasatospora sp. NBC_00240 genome. Coding sequences within it:
- a CDS encoding HAD family phosphatase, giving the protein MHPELHPGRAEALLFDWDGTLVDSQYANYRAMADVLAPHGVTLHQEWFDARTGLSSADLIRTLAAETDAGPDLPVEELVAARDLLFLANADRIRVHPEVAEVVHTHHGALPMAVASGGARLIIETTMRHLPYQGLFTALVTRDEVRRGKPAPDIFLQAADALAVPPARCLVYEDSDEGIEAARAARMAVVDVRPVTRRQR
- a CDS encoding sugar porter family MFS transporter, yielding MVTTGVRGARGRALAVLIPSTGGLLFGYGTGGIAGVLPLIGEQYGLSAWTQGVVVSAALLGAALTAPVSGRLTDRFGRRPVIAAAAAAFAVGTAVSAAAGGPAALVLGRFLVGLALGAISFAVPLYIAEIAPPARRGALVTLNQLMITIGLLLAYAVSYALQSDGAWRLMLAAGLAPALVLLVGMAGVPESPSWLDSAGHRERARAAAVALGLPPAPERPATAGPRGGGARFREALAEAGPRRVALGLGIAVLVHLTGLNTAIYYAPTILAASGLTPSGGVLGAVLVGVCNVAATVVTIALLDRGGRRPLMLGGLAAMAAAAAGIAVTQWSGGPAGATALLLCGFIVAGAIGPAPVFWVFAAEIYPRRARGALMSLATAAHWAADFVVATTFLPLVKALSLGGAFALYGAVTLAAALGLARWMPETKGISLDDTPAEPVRV
- a CDS encoding Gfo/Idh/MocA family protein; protein product: MTSPTPARPEGAELRWGALGATAYISGLLLPAITRTDGCVLTAVASRPDRHAQAVEVAKPYGATAHEDYAALIADPDVDAVYIALPNTDHVEWTVRALEAGKHVLVEKPMAMDEDGVRRIERAAADASRIATEAFMYRFHPQQRRAAELLAAGTIGELRVVRTAFAFEIPTGSGNIRLDAALGGGATWDVGCYAVDVPQLFFGRAPDRVGARFSRRPGQDVETSAIGWMDFGGGRSAVLDYGIDYGPRAWYELQGTRGTISVRNAWAMSGEDGVVTVRTADGVRTETVPAADHYQLQVDDFARAVAAGRPGPYPIADSRRAARVGAALVASAAAGGAPVATADGPAGAGPVPA
- a CDS encoding GMC family oxidoreductase N-terminal domain-containing protein → MEIPARTYDFVVIGAGAAGCVLAARLSARPERSVLLVEAGPADHDPRIARPVAWPALLGGELDWGYRTVPQAALNGRRLAWPRGRVLGGSGAINAMVHIRGAASDFDAWSRWGGELWSAEAFLPYLERLDAPADAAVPGAIPIAENTEPHPFAAAFVAAARKAGLPANPDFNAAGQEGVGLYRTTVTAGTPQAPARRANTAFTHLGPVLDRPNLTVLTDATVLRIEVVGGRARGIRVGHGGEVHSVGASTEVVLSAGTVASPQLLLLSGIGPADRLAALGIASTVDLPGVGDNLHDHVQVSLAYDTTEGHPVADRSNLGEAGGFVTVLPGSPAPDIQLSFAPMKDLNNASRLGWGFTIGPALTRPRSRGRLTLDPAGPLGHPLIDPAYLDDPADLDTLLEGVRLAQEIAATEPLGSLRSAPVPSPLAGRAELTEFVRGNAQTQFHPVGTCRLGADDDEQAVVDPWLRVRGVAGLRVADASVIPSMITGNIHAAVVAVAERAADFIQETTR